The region TCAAAAGCAAAAAAGTTACTAGAAAATGATAAATGGAGAGTAAGAGTTGATTTTATGTGATATAGGTAATACAACTTATCATTTTTTGATTGATGGAATTCATAAAAGATACTATTTAAATGAGAAATTACCTGAATTTAAAGAAAGAATTTATTATATTTCAGTAAATGATAATGCAGCAAAAGTGTTAGAAAACACCCACAATGATTGTATAAATCTTGAAGAATATCTTGATTTTGATACAGAATATAAAGGAATGGGTATAGATAGAAAAGTTGTATGCTTAGGTGTAGAAAATGCTGTTATAGTAGATGCAGGAAGCGCTATTACAGTTGATATAATGGAAAATGCAGAACATAAAGGTGGAT is a window of Halarcobacter sp. DNA encoding:
- a CDS encoding type III pantothenate kinase — encoded protein: MILCDIGNTTYHFLIDGIHKRYYLNEKLPEFKERIYYISVNDNAAKVLENTHNDCINLEEYLDFDTEYKGMGIDRKVVCLGVENAVIVDAGSAITVDIMENAEHKGGFILPGMSSLKKAYKEISSKLDYEINTKVNLDTIPLCTQDAMSYSILQSIILPIKEIAKEKKIIFTGGDGESLSKYFDNCIYKDDLIFKNMKGIIDANNCIA